One window of Desulfovibrio subterraneus genomic DNA carries:
- a CDS encoding chaperone modulator CbpM yields the protein MDKYRYDEDLPIQSDYIAWAEFLELAAVHPTRLGELMELGWLNPARTEQEEYLFTRRDVYRIRKLERICGDFNLTALGGSIIVDLLDRIDQLERKVQELELLVRD from the coding sequence ATGGATAAGTATCGTTATGACGAGGATCTGCCCATTCAGTCCGACTACATTGCCTGGGCGGAGTTTCTTGAACTGGCTGCGGTGCATCCCACCCGGCTTGGCGAGCTGATGGAACTGGGATGGCTGAATCCTGCACGTACCGAGCAGGAAGAATATCTTTTTACGCGCAGAGATGTGTATCGTATCCGCAAGCTGGAACGCATCTGCGGCGATTTTAATCTTACCGCCCTTGGCGGCTCCATTATCGTGGATCTGCTGGACCGCATAGATCAACTGGAGCGCAAGGTGCAGGAACTCGAATTACTGGTGCGGGACTGA